One genomic window of Bacillus mycoides includes the following:
- the vrrA gene encoding VrrA/YqfQ family protein — MYPKSPIGQMHPNQGHHSYTPYPIPQLPPMAQKKKSFLSKLFKKHDPTEPFMQMVPPYRQTDGPPMMYQQPQYQQQYSQQYQPYMQQHPQQMIPPQMYESNDTRGVATTAAAATSSSGIGSFLSNLISNPTNMINNIEKVSQVVQSVGPVVEQYGPIMRSLPNIVKILTSGKSTEEKQAEDQPREVEVATPTPPPKKRKRKKIVIEPIIEKELPEEPVQQIATKPKLYV, encoded by the coding sequence ATGTATCCGAAATCCCCAATAGGGCAAATGCATCCTAATCAAGGACATCATTCTTATACACCATACCCAATTCCACAACTACCACCGATGGCACAAAAAAAGAAAAGTTTTCTTTCTAAACTCTTTAAAAAACACGATCCTACGGAGCCTTTCATGCAAATGGTCCCTCCCTATCGGCAAACAGATGGGCCACCGATGATGTACCAGCAACCGCAATACCAACAGCAATACTCACAGCAATATCAACCGTATATGCAGCAACATCCTCAACAAATGATACCACCTCAAATGTATGAATCCAATGACACGCGCGGCGTCGCAACAACTGCCGCTGCGGCAACATCTAGCAGCGGCATCGGAAGCTTTCTTTCGAATCTAATTTCGAATCCAACTAATATGATAAATAATATCGAAAAAGTATCCCAAGTTGTTCAATCTGTAGGACCTGTCGTCGAGCAATACGGTCCAATTATGCGTAGTCTACCAAATATCGTCAAAATCCTCACCTCTGGAAAAAGCACGGAGGAAAAACAAGCTGAAGACCAGCCTAGAGAAGTTGAAGTAGCCACTCCAACTCCTCCACCAAAAAAGAGAAAAAGAAAAAAAATTGTGATTGAACCCATAATAGAAAAAGAATTACCAGAAGAGCCCGTTCAACAAATAGCAACAAAACCAAAACTATATGTGTAA
- a CDS encoding 4-hydroxy-3-methylbut-2-enyl diphosphate reductase, with amino-acid sequence MKIVKISPRGYCYGVVDAMVIARNAALDKSLPRPIYILGMIVHNKHVTDAFEEDGIITLDGPSRLEILDKIDSGTVIFTAHGVSPEVKQRAKAKGLTTIDATCPDVTKTHDLIEAKKAEGYHVIYIGKKNHPEPEGAVGIAPDIVHLIERADDLKTLEIPTDKILVTNQTTMSQWDVQHLMEDIQKKFPTAEFHKEICLATQVRQEAVAKQADVADLTIVVGDPKSNNSNRLAQVSQEIAGTKAYRVADVSEIQLEWLQGIENVAVTAGASTPTPITKEVIAFLDQYDPMNPATWDRTRNVPLQKILPRVKVKKQQ; translated from the coding sequence ATGAAGATTGTTAAAATTTCCCCTCGTGGTTATTGCTACGGCGTTGTTGACGCGATGGTTATTGCACGTAACGCCGCATTAGATAAATCATTACCGAGACCCATTTATATTTTAGGTATGATTGTTCACAATAAGCATGTAACAGATGCTTTCGAAGAGGATGGCATCATTACATTAGACGGTCCAAGTCGATTAGAAATTTTAGATAAAATCGATTCTGGTACTGTTATTTTTACTGCACACGGTGTTTCTCCAGAAGTTAAACAACGTGCAAAAGCAAAAGGTTTAACGACAATTGATGCGACTTGCCCAGATGTTACAAAAACACATGACCTTATTGAAGCAAAGAAAGCTGAAGGATACCATGTCATTTATATCGGCAAAAAAAATCATCCAGAACCAGAAGGCGCAGTTGGTATTGCACCTGATATCGTTCATCTTATCGAAAGAGCTGATGATTTAAAAACATTAGAAATCCCAACAGATAAAATTTTAGTTACAAATCAAACAACAATGAGTCAATGGGATGTTCAACATTTAATGGAGGACATTCAGAAAAAATTCCCAACAGCAGAATTCCACAAGGAAATTTGTTTAGCAACTCAAGTTCGCCAAGAAGCTGTCGCTAAACAAGCTGATGTTGCAGATTTAACAATTGTTGTCGGCGATCCGAAAAGTAACAACTCAAACCGTTTAGCACAAGTATCACAAGAAATCGCTGGTACGAAAGCATACCGCGTTGCAGACGTAAGTGAAATCCAATTAGAGTGGCTACAAGGTATCGAAAACGTTGCAGTTACAGCGGGTGCTTCTACTCCAACACCAATCACAAAAGAAGTTATTGCTTTCTTAGACCAATATGACCCGATGAATCCAGCTACATGGGATAGAACTCGAAATGTACCACTTCAAAAGATATTGCCACGTGTAAAAGTAAAAAAACAACAATAA
- a CDS encoding Nif3-like dinuclear metal center hexameric protein, whose protein sequence is MSKIPNGHEIISLFEGMYPKHLAMEGDKVGLQIGALNKPVQHVLIALDVTEEVVDEAIQLGANIIIAHHPLIFNPLKAIHTDKAYGRIIETCIKNDIAVYAAHTNVDIAKGGVNDLLADALGLQNTEVLAPTYTEEMKKIVVFVPVTHAEEVRKALGDADAGHIGNYSHCTFGSEGVGTFIPREGTNPYIGETGQLERVEEVRIETIIPASLQRKVIKVMLAAHPYEEVAYDVYPLDNKGETLGLGKIGYLQEEMTLGQFAEHVKQSLHVKGARVVGKLDDKVRKVAVLGGDGNKYINQAKFKGADVYVTGDMYYHVAHDAMMLGLNIVDPGHNVEKVMKQGVQKQLQEKVDAKKFNVQIHASQLHTDPFTFV, encoded by the coding sequence ATGAGTAAAATTCCGAATGGCCATGAAATTATTTCTTTGTTTGAAGGTATGTATCCGAAGCATTTAGCGATGGAAGGGGATAAGGTTGGCTTACAGATTGGAGCGCTTAATAAACCTGTGCAGCACGTATTAATCGCGTTAGATGTAACTGAGGAAGTTGTGGACGAGGCGATCCAATTAGGAGCGAATATCATTATAGCGCACCATCCTTTAATCTTTAATCCATTAAAAGCGATTCATACAGATAAGGCGTACGGAAGAATTATTGAAACGTGTATTAAAAATGATATTGCGGTGTATGCAGCGCATACAAATGTAGATATTGCTAAGGGCGGGGTAAATGATTTACTTGCTGATGCGTTAGGGTTACAAAATACAGAAGTATTAGCTCCTACATATACAGAAGAAATGAAAAAAATTGTTGTATTTGTTCCAGTAACCCATGCAGAAGAAGTGCGTAAAGCTCTTGGAGATGCAGATGCAGGTCATATCGGTAATTATAGCCACTGTACGTTCGGTAGCGAAGGGGTAGGTACGTTTATCCCTCGAGAAGGGACAAATCCTTATATCGGGGAAACTGGACAGTTAGAGCGTGTGGAAGAGGTGCGTATCGAAACGATTATTCCTGCTTCACTACAAAGAAAAGTTATTAAAGTGATGTTAGCAGCTCATCCGTACGAAGAAGTGGCATATGATGTATATCCGCTTGATAATAAAGGTGAAACTTTAGGTCTTGGTAAAATAGGGTATTTACAAGAAGAAATGACACTTGGTCAGTTTGCTGAGCATGTGAAACAATCATTACATGTGAAGGGTGCAAGAGTTGTTGGCAAGTTAGATGATAAAGTGCGTAAAGTAGCTGTACTTGGTGGTGACGGTAATAAATATATAAACCAAGCGAAATTTAAAGGGGCAGATGTATATGTAACAGGTGATATGTATTATCATGTTGCTCATGATGCGATGATGCTTGGTTTAAATATAGTCGATCCAGGGCATAACGTTGAAAAAGTAATGAAGCAAGGTGTACAAAAACAATTGCAAGAAAAAGTAGATGCAAAGAAATTCAATGTACAAATTCATGCTTCGCAGTTACATACAGATCCATTCACGTTTGTATAA